Proteins encoded in a region of the Deltaproteobacteria bacterium genome:
- a CDS encoding HAD family hydrolase — protein sequence MAYKAVMFDLDGTLLDTLQDLADSMNSVLDHFGFPIHQVEAYKYFVGGGMENLARRALPEDQRDEATVAQCFAALMADYNQRWTKHTHPYPGVPELLDALTTAGLRMAILSNKPDDFSKKCVARVLPGWHFEKVVGVRPGGPIKPDPAAALEIASDLGLPPAEFLYLGDTGTDMQTAAAAGMFPVGALWGFRTAEELTRSGARVLIARPTDLLELL from the coding sequence ATGGCCTATAAAGCAGTGATGTTCGATCTCGATGGGACTCTGTTAGACACGCTCCAAGATCTGGCTGATTCCATGAACAGCGTGCTTGATCACTTCGGGTTTCCGATTCACCAAGTCGAGGCCTATAAATATTTTGTGGGCGGCGGCATGGAGAATCTGGCCCGCCGGGCACTCCCGGAAGATCAACGTGACGAGGCCACGGTTGCCCAGTGTTTCGCAGCCTTAATGGCAGATTACAATCAACGCTGGACCAAACATACCCACCCTTACCCAGGGGTTCCAGAGCTGCTCGATGCCTTGACCACGGCGGGACTCAGGATGGCCATCCTGTCAAATAAGCCGGATGATTTTTCGAAAAAATGCGTGGCCCGGGTGCTCCCAGGCTGGCATTTTGAGAAGGTAGTCGGAGTCCGCCCTGGCGGGCCGATCAAGCCCGACCCGGCCGCCGCCCTGGAGATTGCCTCCGACCTGGGCCTGCCGCCGGCTGAATTCCTCTATCTGGGGGACACCGGGACTGATATGCAGACTGCTGCGGCGGCTGGTATGTTTCCGGTGGGAGCCTTATGGGGCTTTCGCACCGCCGAGGAACTCACCCGCAGCGGGGCCCGGGTATTGATCGCCCGGCCGACTGACCTCTTGGAACTCCTTTAG
- a CDS encoding glycosyltransferase encodes MTRLDDYVPIVGHAVISQLYRLAERLGPRRLVNINSTRTGGGVAEILSRVVPLLNQLGVETLWEVIEGDQLFFETTKAMHNALQGQKVDFSPEMLQHYQEINRDNASRFDWQADFVLVHDPQPAFLIQELRAQARQWVWRCHIDISRPHRTIWKFLQKIVSQYDASVFSMPRFSQNLDHPQYIIYPSIDPLSTKNRELSPAEIQGVLDRLGIERDKPVILQVSRFDSFKDPLGVIQAFRLVRRHTPCKLLLVGGEATDDPEGPQIFAKVQEAAKGEPDIQVLMLPPDSHYEVNAIQRAADIILQKSVREGFGLTVTEAMWKGKPVIGGAVGGIVLQLQDYYNGFLVHTPEGCAFRIRYLLHRPQMCRRLGQKARDFVRDHFLITRTLRDYLTLMILVENPGSRMFEL; translated from the coding sequence GTGACCAGGCTGGATGATTATGTCCCCATTGTCGGCCATGCCGTGATCAGCCAGCTCTATCGCCTGGCCGAGCGTCTGGGACCCCGTCGTCTAGTTAACATCAATTCCACCCGTACCGGCGGTGGAGTGGCGGAAATCCTCTCGCGAGTGGTGCCGTTGCTCAACCAGTTGGGGGTGGAAACTCTATGGGAGGTAATTGAAGGGGATCAGCTTTTTTTCGAGACCACCAAGGCCATGCATAATGCCTTACAGGGCCAGAAGGTGGATTTCAGTCCTGAGATGCTTCAACATTACCAGGAGATCAACCGCGATAATGCCTCTCGGTTCGATTGGCAGGCGGACTTTGTGTTGGTGCACGATCCCCAGCCAGCCTTCCTGATTCAGGAACTGCGGGCCCAAGCCCGGCAATGGGTGTGGCGCTGTCACATTGATATCTCCCGGCCGCATCGGACCATCTGGAAATTTTTACAGAAAATTGTCAGTCAATATGATGCGTCGGTCTTTTCCATGCCCCGTTTTTCCCAGAACCTGGATCATCCCCAGTATATTATTTATCCTTCCATCGATCCTTTAAGTACAAAGAACCGGGAGTTAAGCCCGGCAGAAATCCAGGGCGTGTTGGATCGTCTCGGTATCGAAAGGGATAAGCCCGTAATCTTACAGGTATCCCGATTCGATTCCTTTAAAGACCCCTTAGGAGTGATTCAGGCTTTCCGTCTGGTCCGGCGTCACACCCCGTGCAAGCTGCTGTTGGTGGGAGGTGAGGCTACCGACGATCCGGAAGGCCCTCAAATCTTTGCCAAAGTCCAGGAAGCCGCCAAAGGCGAGCCGGATATCCAGGTTCTGATGTTGCCGCCCGACAGCCATTATGAGGTCAACGCCATCCAACGGGCAGCGGATATTATTTTACAAAAATCGGTTAGGGAAGGCTTTGGCCTCACCGTCACCGAGGCAATGTGGAAAGGTAAGCCGGTGATCGGGGGTGCGGTGGGTGGCATTGTCCTACAGCTCCAGGACTATTACAACGGCTTTTTGGTACATACGCCGGAAGGATGCGCCTTTCGCATCCGCTACCTGCTGCATCGCCCGCAGATGTGCCGACGTCTGGGGCAAAAAGCTCGGGACTTCGTTCGGGACCATTTTCTTATCACCCGGACTCTCCGGGACTACCTGACGTTGATGATTCTGGTAGAGAATCCGGGCAGCCGCATGTTCGAGCTCTGA
- the treZ gene encoding malto-oligosyltrehalose trehalohydrolase, with product MQIGANYLNGGRCEFVVWAPWRQRVEVKLASPQPSLHPMESDDQGYWRAVVDGVYPGTKYFYRLEGERDRPDPASFFQPEGVHGPSEVVDHRAFTWQDNCWPGLSLAEMVIYELHVGCFTSEGTFAAIIPRLNELLDLGINALEIMPVAQFPGERNWGYDGTYIYAVQNSYGGPEGLKQLIDACHQKGLAIILDVVYNHLGPEGNYLWDYGPYFTDRYKTRWGPAVNFDGPHSDAVRKFLIDNALYWFKNYHFDALRIDAIHGIYDMSARHFLQELAELVEDYADKTKRRCYLIAESDLNDARVIRARELGGYGLHGQWNDDYHHCLHTLLTGEHQGYYADFGSMAHLVKALREGFVYSGQYSQYRQRRHGNSAKDIPARRLVGFVQNHDQIGNRQGGERLSTLVSFEALKLAAGAVILSPFIPLLFMGEEYGEEAPFHYFVSHSDPDLVEAVRQGRQEEFKSFQWPGEPPDPQSLDTFLTAKLRWQHRSQGKHAVLVNFYQELLKLRKELPAISRPDNDNLEVWGLEEEKFLIMRRWRLDNDHQVLLLFNFNSGDVTQNLSAFLPTGPWHKLLDSAEPIWQGPGSLAPDRLDRHQTVTLRGLSLVAYRD from the coding sequence TTGCAAATCGGAGCTAATTACCTGAACGGAGGCCGATGCGAATTCGTGGTTTGGGCACCTTGGCGGCAGCGAGTCGAGGTAAAGCTGGCCTCGCCCCAACCTAGCCTGCACCCCATGGAATCGGATGACCAAGGCTACTGGAGGGCAGTGGTCGATGGGGTTTACCCGGGGACCAAATATTTTTATCGTCTGGAAGGTGAACGGGACCGACCGGATCCGGCCTCTTTTTTCCAACCCGAGGGGGTGCATGGCCCTTCAGAGGTAGTTGATCATCGGGCCTTTACCTGGCAGGATAATTGTTGGCCGGGCCTCAGTCTGGCAGAAATGGTAATTTATGAATTACATGTCGGCTGTTTCACCTCGGAGGGCACCTTTGCAGCAATCATCCCCCGGTTAAATGAACTGCTGGATCTGGGAATCAATGCCTTGGAGATCATGCCTGTGGCGCAGTTTCCCGGGGAGCGCAACTGGGGCTATGACGGCACCTATATCTATGCAGTCCAAAATTCTTACGGAGGTCCAGAGGGGCTAAAACAACTGATCGATGCCTGCCACCAGAAGGGCTTGGCGATCATCCTCGATGTGGTTTACAACCATCTCGGCCCCGAAGGCAATTATTTATGGGATTATGGCCCCTATTTTACCGACCGCTATAAGACTCGGTGGGGCCCGGCAGTCAATTTTGATGGCCCCCACAGCGATGCGGTCCGGAAGTTCCTTATCGATAACGCCCTCTACTGGTTTAAAAACTACCATTTTGACGCCCTGCGGATTGACGCTATTCATGGCATCTACGATATGAGCGCCCGGCATTTTCTCCAGGAGTTGGCCGAACTGGTGGAGGATTATGCCGACAAGACCAAACGCCGGTGTTATCTGATCGCCGAGAGCGATCTGAACGATGCCCGGGTAATCCGGGCCCGGGAATTGGGCGGCTATGGCCTGCACGGTCAGTGGAATGATGATTATCATCACTGCCTCCACACCCTGCTTACCGGGGAACACCAGGGCTATTACGCCGACTTCGGCAGCATGGCTCATCTGGTCAAAGCGCTCCGCGAGGGGTTTGTCTATTCCGGCCAGTATTCGCAGTATCGCCAGCGGCGGCATGGCAATTCTGCCAAGGATATCCCGGCCCGGCGGTTGGTAGGTTTTGTGCAGAATCATGACCAGATTGGCAATCGCCAGGGGGGGGAGAGATTGTCAACGCTGGTATCTTTTGAAGCGCTTAAACTTGCGGCCGGGGCAGTTATTCTCTCTCCCTTCATCCCGCTTTTGTTTATGGGCGAGGAATACGGCGAAGAGGCTCCTTTCCACTATTTTGTCAGCCATTCCGATCCGGACCTGGTAGAGGCGGTGCGGCAGGGCCGCCAGGAAGAATTCAAGTCCTTTCAGTGGCCGGGCGAACCACCCGACCCGCAGAGTCTGGATACCTTTCTGACTGCGAAACTGCGGTGGCAGCATCGCAGCCAAGGCAAGCACGCGGTGTTAGTTAATTTTTACCAAGAATTGCTTAAATTAAGGAAAGAGCTGCCGGCCATCTCCCGACCCGATAACGATAACCTGGAAGTATGGGGTTTAGAGGAGGAAAAGTTTTTAATTATGCGACGCTGGCGACTTGACAATGATCATCAGGTATTATTGCTTTTCAACTTTAACTCAGGTGATGTTACGCAAAATCTGAGTGCTTTCTTGCCGACAGGGCCATGGCACAAACTGCTGGATTCCGCTGAGCCGATCTGGCAAGGCCCCGGTTCCCTGGCTCCCGACCGGCTGGATCGGCATCAAACAGTCACCTTAAGAGGTCTCAGTTTGGTGGCTTACAGAGATTAG
- the treY gene encoding malto-oligosyltrehalose synthase — MRIPRATYRLQFNPGFNFSQARDLAAYLADLGISDIYASPIFKARKGSLHGYDVVDFNKLNPELGSETDFRDLITEIKRLDLGWIQDLVPNHMAYDGENPMLMDIFENGSRSPYYTFFDIDWEHHYANIRGKVLAPILGKRYGEAIEAGEIRLTYDAEGFAINYYDKKFPLRIDTYATIISHRLQVLSSRLGEDHLEFMKLLGILHIIKNLPVTQDEDLVSQYDQNKIIKNMLWELYTRNSVIRLFIDENIALFNGVPGRPESFKLLDNLLDEQIYSLAFWKVATEEINYRRFFTINDLICVKIENAEVFNHIHGLIFKLIAEGSITGLRIDHIDGLYDPVNYLQNLVQRARDLYIVVEKILEPEEELPLNWPVQGTTGYDFLTYCNSSFCNVRQAAQFNSLYFKYIGSKIAYKELVYEKKKLIIEKYMTGDIDNLAHLLKNLAGKYRHGTDISLYSFKRVIIELLALFPVYRTYLNASPAGEKDVFYLKHALHQARVKNPDLGSEFNFLEELLFLGCSPNFADPEKRTLLHFLMRLQQLSGPLMAKGFEDTTLYIYNRLISLNEVGGDPKGFGIPLKDFHQYNQRKAKNWPHALNASSTHDTKRGEDVRARINVLSEIPAEWEKNLRKWSRLNQKNKKIKGGKAIPDKNDEYLLYQTLIGAFPFNPTPWPEFVERIKQYMIKAVREAKIHTGWTQPDTDYEAALLAFIDEILTEPNPFLSEFEPFQKLVAHYGIFNSLSQTLLKITCPGVPDFYQGTELWDLNLVDPDNRRPVNFDQRRQFLKEIRKREHYDPLGLISDLWASREDGQLKLFLIYQALQARKERQELFQAGAYLPVPAAGKYKDQVISFLRTHGNSAALIVVPRWLTAIIKEGQLPVGEEMWQDTSLTLPFATFRGIDIFTKKVITSQGHLLVGQTLTNFPVALLLTPRE, encoded by the coding sequence ATGAGAATTCCGCGGGCTACTTACCGGTTACAGTTTAATCCTGGTTTTAATTTCAGCCAAGCCCGGGATCTGGCTGCCTATCTGGCCGACCTGGGCATTTCTGACATTTACGCCTCTCCCATCTTCAAGGCCCGAAAAGGGTCATTGCACGGCTACGATGTGGTTGACTTCAATAAATTGAACCCGGAACTCGGTTCCGAAACCGACTTTAGGGACCTGATAACCGAAATCAAAAGACTGGATTTGGGTTGGATTCAAGACCTGGTGCCCAACCACATGGCTTATGACGGCGAAAACCCGATGCTGATGGATATTTTCGAAAATGGGTCCCGATCACCTTATTATACCTTTTTCGACATTGACTGGGAGCATCACTATGCCAATATCCGGGGCAAAGTGCTGGCCCCGATTTTAGGGAAGCGTTATGGCGAGGCTATCGAAGCTGGCGAAATCAGGCTTACTTACGATGCCGAGGGTTTCGCGATTAATTATTATGACAAGAAATTTCCTTTGCGGATTGATACTTATGCCACGATTATTTCCCATCGGCTCCAGGTCTTAAGCAGCAGACTGGGGGAAGACCATCTGGAATTTATGAAACTGCTGGGCATCCTGCACATTATCAAAAATCTCCCGGTTACCCAAGATGAAGATTTGGTAAGCCAATATGATCAGAATAAGATCATAAAAAACATGCTGTGGGAACTCTATACTCGAAACTCCGTGATTAGATTATTTATCGATGAGAATATTGCTCTGTTTAACGGCGTCCCGGGGCGTCCGGAAAGCTTCAAGTTGCTGGATAATCTCCTTGATGAACAGATCTATAGCTTAGCCTTCTGGAAAGTGGCTACGGAAGAGATAAATTACCGCCGGTTTTTTACCATTAATGACTTGATATGCGTAAAAATAGAAAATGCCGAGGTGTTTAACCATATTCACGGTTTGATTTTTAAATTAATCGCCGAGGGCAGTATCACCGGCTTAAGGATAGATCATATTGACGGGCTTTACGATCCAGTCAATTATTTACAAAACCTGGTCCAGAGAGCCAGAGATTTATATATTGTAGTGGAGAAAATCCTTGAACCGGAGGAAGAGCTTCCCTTAAATTGGCCGGTGCAGGGGACCACCGGTTATGACTTTTTAACTTACTGCAATTCCAGTTTTTGTAATGTTCGCCAGGCTGCCCAATTTAATAGCCTGTATTTTAAATACATCGGCTCTAAAATAGCTTACAAGGAGTTGGTCTATGAGAAGAAGAAACTGATTATTGAAAAGTACATGACCGGCGATATTGATAATCTGGCTCACCTGCTCAAAAATCTGGCCGGTAAGTACCGCCATGGAACGGATATCAGTCTGTATAGCTTTAAAAGGGTAATAATTGAGCTGTTAGCCCTGTTTCCGGTATATCGCACCTACCTTAATGCTAGCCCGGCCGGAGAAAAAGATGTTTTCTATCTGAAGCATGCCCTGCACCAGGCCCGAGTTAAAAATCCCGATCTGGGATCAGAGTTTAATTTTTTAGAAGAGTTATTATTTTTAGGCTGCAGCCCGAACTTTGCTGATCCTGAAAAACGCACCTTGCTGCACTTCCTCATGAGATTACAACAACTTTCAGGGCCGCTGATGGCCAAGGGTTTTGAAGATACTACCTTATATATTTACAATCGGCTGATCTCGCTTAATGAGGTGGGAGGCGATCCCAAGGGGTTCGGGATTCCTCTAAAGGACTTCCACCAATATAATCAAAGAAAAGCCAAAAATTGGCCTCACGCTCTGAATGCCAGCTCAACCCATGATACCAAGCGCGGGGAAGATGTCCGGGCCCGGATTAACGTGTTGTCGGAAATTCCGGCGGAATGGGAAAAAAATCTGAGGAAATGGAGCCGGCTCAATCAGAAAAACAAGAAAATTAAAGGCGGCAAGGCCATCCCCGACAAAAATGATGAATACCTATTATATCAAACCTTGATTGGGGCCTTTCCCTTCAATCCTACCCCATGGCCCGAGTTTGTCGAGAGAATTAAGCAGTACATGATTAAAGCGGTGCGGGAGGCGAAAATTCATACCGGCTGGACGCAGCCGGATACGGATTATGAGGCAGCCTTGCTGGCTTTCATAGACGAGATCTTAACCGAACCCAATCCATTTTTAAGCGAATTCGAGCCTTTTCAGAAACTCGTGGCCCATTACGGCATTTTTAACTCCTTATCCCAGACCCTGCTGAAAATTACCTGTCCCGGAGTGCCGGATTTCTATCAGGGCACCGAACTGTGGGATCTAAACCTAGTAGACCCGGATAATCGGCGCCCGGTGAACTTCGATCAAAGACGGCAATTTCTCAAAGAAATCAGAAAAAGGGAACATTACGATCCGCTCGGTCTGATTAGCGATTTGTGGGCTTCCAGAGAAGACGGCCAGCTCAAACTTTTCCTGATCTACCAAGCCCTACAGGCCCGCAAAGAGCGGCAGGAGCTCTTCCAAGCCGGGGCCTATCTCCCGGTCCCGGCCGCGGGGAAATATAAAGACCAAGTGATAAGCTTCTTAAGAACTCATGGCAACTCCGCCGCGCTCATAGTAGTGCCCAGATGGTTGACCGCGATCATTAAAGAAGGGCAACTACCCGTGGGGGAAGAAATGTGGCAGGATACTTCCCTGACCCTGCCGTTTGCTACCTTCCGAGGAATTGATATTTTTACCAAAAAAGTCATTACTAGTCAGGGCCACTTACTGGTGGGACAGACACTGACCAACTTCCCGGTAGCCTTGCTCCTCACCCCCAGGGAATAA
- a CDS encoding sigma-54-dependent Fis family transcriptional regulator gives MIRIDRRGLGIKDRGPIGVSSSFDRPFKQREDNRKKAGPVKRAWIYTQDSAFQNILDRIPLYARTELPVLITGEPGTGKELVAEALWALSLRRSQPLLKINCASISESLANSELFGHLPGAFTNALRKKRGKFELAHQGTLFFDEIGDLPLALQSRLLRAVEQGEIEPVGSECPRKVNVRLLAATNQDIRGMVPQGQFRRDLYDRLATLLIHLPPLRERRGDILLLANYFVWTTAKKYDKGMVRFSAAIEKEMLSYAWPGNVRELKNVVTRAVLLCQGSIVKELDLDPEPHLSETQAQERHSSVATLPTRPTPQELENLLRAAQGNVSALSRRLKVCTKTIYRWLRHYNIEVDSYRTCK, from the coding sequence ATGATTAGGATTGATCGCCGAGGTTTAGGGATAAAGGATCGGGGTCCTATCGGGGTTTCAAGCTCATTTGATAGGCCTTTTAAGCAAAGGGAAGATAACCGTAAAAAGGCGGGGCCGGTAAAAAGAGCCTGGATTTATACCCAGGACTCGGCTTTTCAGAATATTCTGGATCGCATCCCCCTCTATGCCCGCACCGAGCTGCCGGTCTTGATTACCGGAGAGCCTGGAACCGGCAAGGAACTGGTCGCCGAGGCCCTCTGGGCCTTAAGTCTCCGCCGCAGCCAACCCCTTTTAAAAATCAACTGTGCTTCAATCTCGGAGTCGCTGGCCAACAGCGAATTATTCGGGCACCTGCCCGGAGCCTTCACTAACGCCCTGCGCAAAAAACGCGGCAAATTTGAGCTTGCCCATCAGGGAACCCTGTTTTTTGATGAGATCGGAGACTTGCCCCTGGCATTACAATCCCGATTGTTACGGGCGGTGGAGCAGGGAGAGATCGAACCAGTAGGCAGTGAATGCCCCAGAAAAGTAAACGTCCGCTTGCTGGCGGCGACCAACCAGGATATCCGGGGCATGGTCCCCCAGGGGCAATTTCGGCGGGATTTATATGACCGCTTGGCCACCCTGCTGATCCATTTGCCCCCTCTGAGAGAAAGGCGGGGAGATATTCTCCTCCTGGCCAACTATTTTGTGTGGACGACGGCCAAAAAATATGACAAAGGCATGGTGCGGTTTTCCGCGGCCATAGAAAAAGAGATGCTCAGCTATGCCTGGCCGGGAAACGTCCGAGAACTCAAAAATGTGGTAACCCGAGCGGTTTTGCTCTGTCAGGGGTCAATCGTCAAAGAATTGGACCTGGACCCAGAACCCCATCTTTCCGAGACCCAGGCCCAGGAAAGGCATTCTTCGGTTGCCACTCTGCCGACCCGACCGACCCCGCAGGAATTAGAAAACTTGCTGCGGGCCGCCCAAGGTAACGTGTCCGCCCTTTCCCGGCGGCTCAAGGTGTGCACCAAAACTATCTATCGTTGGTTGCGACACTATAATATCGAAGTCGATAGTTATCGCACCTGTAAGTGA
- a CDS encoding NADH-quinone oxidoreductase subunit N, with product MKVLLFGPELYFLAMALALFCLSLRRQVNIRIDHQVALGFAAGGVVVAAACLFQQGELFFAAYRVDLFSQIFKAALALGLFLVLMISHNLAHIEERYHAEFYLFLTTCTLGMMMLVSAVELLTIYVSLELSSYSLYILVPLRRGDDIDIEAGVKYLFIGAVSSCFMLFGLSYIFGATHSTYINEVMARMPELLQSPIGILGLLLTLAGFFFKLSVFPFHFWAPDVYQGAANQVTTFIATVSKAAAVAVLLRLAALGHAYGFGFIQALWILSIVSMTLGNLVAIVQKDFKRMLAYSSIAHAGYVLMGILTLSEAGYTAAIYYAVAYLIMNFTCFMVLSEVASDGRNLKIVELAGLYHRCPLLGLALMLGLFALAGVPPSIGFTGKLLVFTSAMKEGYFWLVLVGAVNGTISLYYYLKVVYAAYFLEGRELPAIKLGLPTRALSYALILIIIGFGVFPDRIVELARIAVKGVLL from the coding sequence ATGAAAGTGCTGCTCTTTGGTCCTGAACTCTATTTTCTGGCGATGGCTCTGGCCCTATTCTGCCTGTCCTTACGGCGACAGGTAAACATCCGTATCGACCATCAGGTAGCCCTGGGATTTGCGGCTGGCGGAGTAGTGGTAGCGGCGGCCTGTCTCTTCCAGCAGGGAGAGTTGTTCTTTGCGGCTTACCGGGTTGATCTGTTCAGCCAGATCTTCAAAGCTGCCCTGGCCTTGGGCCTCTTTCTGGTCTTGATGATCTCCCATAATCTGGCCCATATCGAGGAACGCTACCACGCCGAGTTTTATCTGTTCCTGACCACCTGTACCCTCGGTATGATGATGTTAGTCAGTGCCGTTGAACTTCTGACCATTTATGTGTCCCTGGAATTATCATCTTATTCGCTCTATATTCTAGTGCCCCTCCGCCGCGGTGATGACATCGACATCGAAGCTGGAGTAAAGTATCTGTTCATCGGTGCAGTCTCCTCCTGCTTTATGCTCTTTGGCTTAAGTTATATCTTTGGCGCTACCCATAGCACCTATATTAACGAAGTCATGGCCAGGATGCCGGAATTGCTGCAAAGTCCGATCGGTATCTTGGGCCTTTTGCTTACCCTGGCCGGATTCTTTTTCAAATTATCGGTGTTCCCGTTCCATTTCTGGGCTCCAGATGTCTACCAGGGGGCGGCCAATCAGGTGACCACCTTTATCGCCACTGTGTCTAAGGCCGCCGCAGTGGCGGTTTTACTCCGCCTGGCGGCTCTGGGCCATGCTTATGGGTTCGGCTTTATCCAGGCCTTGTGGATCTTGTCGATTGTCTCCATGACCCTGGGCAACCTGGTAGCTATTGTCCAGAAAGACTTTAAACGCATGTTGGCCTATTCCTCTATCGCCCATGCCGGTTATGTACTGATGGGCATCCTGACCCTGAGTGAAGCCGGATATACTGCCGCGATCTACTACGCGGTGGCGTATCTGATCATGAACTTCACCTGTTTTATGGTGCTCTCGGAAGTGGCCAGTGATGGACGGAACCTCAAGATCGTCGAGTTGGCTGGACTGTACCACCGCTGCCCCTTACTGGGGCTGGCCTTGATGCTCGGACTATTCGCCCTGGCGGGGGTTCCCCCTTCCATTGGCTTTACCGGCAAATTGCTGGTCTTCACTTCCGCCATGAAGGAGGGTTATTTCTGGTTGGTCTTGGTCGGGGCCGTTAATGGCACTATTTCATTGTATTACTATCTAAAGGTGGTGTACGCGGCCTATTTCCTGGAAGGCCGGGAATTGCCGGCGATTAAACTGGGCCTGCCTACCCGGGCTTTGAGTTATGCCCTGATCCTGATCATCATCGGCTTCGGAGTGTTCCCCGATCGGATAGTGGAATTGGCCCGGATTGCAGTTAAAGGCGTTCTGCTCTAA
- a CDS encoding NADH-quinone oxidoreductase subunit M, with the protein MVEQVADFPYLTCMLLAPVVGLTIILFLKEEWHFLIRVVSLIASAVAFGFSIYTFVNYDKALGGLQFVEKYEWVKTFGIHYYVGVDGINAPLLLLTGIVIFTGVLTMWELENRVKEYFAFMLALVTGVFGVFMSMDMFVFFLFYEIAVVPMYVLILIWGSTRKIYAAMKLTLYLMAGSGLIIPGILLLYATSGINTFDMIQLHGIHFAPWVQKVSFVLLYFGFGVLAGVWPFHTWSPVGHVAAPTAVSMLHAGVLMKLGAYGILRVAMFLCPAGFQYWAQLMALLAAVGIVYGVFVGLAQTDLKYVIGYSSVSHMGIVGLGLSTGTIDGLNGSVFQMFAHGVMTALFFSAVGYIYDRTHTRDIHELGGFSKIMPVASAYFIIAALCGAGVPGFASFWAELLVFISAVKVYPVRGLFALASIVIGALFALRVVQNTFYNQPNPKFIHFKDVSPFLGLPRAILVASMVLFGIFPRLMLDIIKSAVVPFVNGL; encoded by the coding sequence ATGGTGGAGCAAGTTGCCGACTTTCCGTATCTGACCTGCATGCTGTTGGCCCCTGTCGTGGGCCTGACCATCATCTTGTTCCTCAAAGAGGAATGGCATTTTCTGATCCGGGTGGTCAGTCTTATCGCCTCAGCCGTCGCCTTTGGGTTTTCTATTTACACCTTTGTTAATTACGACAAGGCCCTAGGGGGGCTCCAGTTCGTTGAAAAATACGAATGGGTCAAAACCTTTGGCATCCATTATTATGTCGGCGTTGACGGCATCAATGCCCCGTTGCTCCTGCTTACCGGGATCGTCATCTTTACCGGCGTGCTCACCATGTGGGAGCTGGAAAACCGGGTCAAAGAATATTTCGCCTTCATGCTGGCCCTGGTCACTGGCGTTTTCGGGGTCTTCATGTCCATGGACATGTTTGTCTTTTTCCTGTTTTACGAAATCGCCGTGGTGCCGATGTATGTCCTTATCCTGATCTGGGGCTCCACCCGGAAGATTTACGCGGCCATGAAACTTACCCTCTACCTGATGGCCGGCAGCGGGTTAATTATCCCGGGGATTTTGCTGCTCTATGCCACTTCCGGTATCAATACCTTTGATATGATCCAGCTCCATGGGATTCATTTTGCCCCCTGGGTGCAAAAGGTATCTTTTGTGTTGTTATACTTTGGCTTTGGGGTGTTAGCCGGTGTCTGGCCGTTCCACACATGGTCGCCGGTGGGCCATGTGGCGGCGCCGACCGCGGTCAGTATGCTCCATGCCGGGGTGCTGATGAAACTGGGAGCCTACGGCATCCTACGGGTGGCTATGTTCCTGTGTCCGGCCGGCTTCCAGTACTGGGCGCAACTGATGGCCCTGTTGGCCGCGGTGGGGATTGTCTATGGCGTTTTTGTGGGTCTGGCCCAGACCGACCTTAAGTATGTTATTGGCTATTCCTCGGTATCCCATATGGGGATTGTGGGTCTGGGATTGTCCACCGGCACCATCGACGGCTTAAACGGTTCGGTCTTTCAGATGTTCGCCCACGGCGTCATGACCGCCCTTTTCTTCTCGGCGGTGGGCTATATCTATGATCGCACTCATACCCGGGATATCCACGAATTGGGCGGGTTTTCCAAAATTATGCCGGTCGCTTCGGCCTATTTTATCATTGCGGCCTTATGTGGGGCCGGAGTGCCGGGCTTCGCCAGTTTCTGGGCGGAACTGCTGGTATTCATTTCGGCGGTCAAAGTCTATCCGGTGCGCGGTCTGTTTGCCCTGGCCTCGATCGTCATCGGCGCCTTGTTTGCGCTGCGGGTGGTGCAAAACACCTTCTATAATCAACCTAATCCCAAGTTCATACATTTTAAAGATGTCAGTCCCTTTTTAGGGTTGCCCCGGGCCATTTTGGTGGCCAGTATGGTGCTTTTTGGGATCTTTCCCCGGCTGATGCTGGACATAATTAAATCCGCGGTAGTTCCCTTTGTTAACGGGTTATAA